From the genome of Aquila chrysaetos chrysaetos chromosome 12, bAquChr1.4, whole genome shotgun sequence, one region includes:
- the LOC115349043 gene encoding uncharacterized protein LOC115349043 — MAIAHRPAHRPPIDRSIPAAAQRARRPARVTETRGAGEAAGAPGAGPRGPDPGPSRCRPWNRPRRSLGRGTRWGTRRELPPPPSASAARLPPGARSRRSSPELYTLAAARDGLGPAGAFGGKPVKIAEISPSSELRGISLSPQGSFSRLGKRLCFFEKIPVLETFLRKPEGSGKTHTHRARAGHSPYPSHRPVQGKHVHALPPNPPPLLLNSTIALGTKPPPWQMPPQKPAWLGCEAVAPLSPCPSLSRSSNCCCIYPN; from the exons ATGGCGATAGCGCATCGACCGGCCCATCGACCGCCCATCGATAGATCTATCCCTGCAGCTGCCCAGCGCGCCCGCCGTCCC GCGAGAGTCACCGAGACACGCGGGGCCGGGGAAGCGGCAGGAgctcccggggccgggccccgggGGCCGGACCCTGGCCCGAGCCGCTGCCGGCCATGG aaTCGGCCCCGGAGGAGTTTAGGGAGAGGGACAAGGTGGGGGACCCGTCGGGAGCTGCCCCCCCCTCCGTCTGCCTCTGCCGCCCGCCTTCCCCCCGGGGCTCG ttcCCGGCGGAGCAGCCCTGAACTTTACACCCTGGCAGCGGCGCGGGACGGGCTTGGCCCCGCCGGGGCTTTCGGGGGAAAACCGGTGAAAATCGCTGAGATTTCGCCCAGCTCCGAGCTCCgag GTATTTCCCTGTCGCCGCAGGGCTCCTTCTCCCGGCTCGGGAAGCGTCTCTGCTTTTTCGAAAAGATCCCGGTTTTGGAGACTTTTCTCCGCAAGCCCGAGGGCAGCGGGAAG acacacacacacagagcgcGGGCCGGCCACAGCCCATACCCATCACACAGACCCGTCCAAGGGAAACATGTGCATGCTCTACCCCCAAATCCACCCCCCCTCCTACTAAACTCCACTATCGCCCTGGGCACGAAGCCACCCCCATGGCAGATGCCACCCCAAaagccagcctggctggggtGCGAGGCGGTGGCACCCCTTTCCCCGTGCCCTTCTCTCTCCCGCAGCAGTAATTGCTGCTGTATTTATCCAAACTAG
- the ONECUT3 gene encoding one cut domain family member 3, whose product MELAMENLGSLHGVPHSQPAELLSPAHGRQGSHRNLVPHGRPAMVSGMASILEGGDYRAEHSLAAPLHPAMSMSCESPSGMSLSSTYTTLTPLQHLPPISTVSEKFHHPHHHHHHHHPHQRLAGNVSGSFTLMRDERSLASMGNLYSHYPKDMPAMGQPLSPLPNGLGSLHNAQQPLAPYGPGGHLPNEKMLSPNGFDSHAAMLSRGEEHLARGLAAPSSAMMPPLNGMHPHGHPHAQPGGSLLGERERQASATGSQPGGSGQVEEINTKEVAQRITAELKRYSIPQAIFAQRILCRSQGTLSDLLRNPKPWSKLKSGRETFRRMWKWLQEPEFQRMSALRLAACKRKEQEQQKDRSLQPKKQRLVFTDLQRRTLIAIFKENKRPSKEMQMTISQQLGLELNTVSNFFMNARRRCMNRWQEEPGTNPGVPSSSTSTFSKA is encoded by the exons ATGGAGCTGGCGATGGAGAACCTGGGCAGCCTGCACGGCGTCCCGCACTCGCAGCCCGCCGAGCTGCTGAGCCCGGCGCACGGGCGGCAGGGCTCGCACCGCAACCTGGTGCCGCACGGCCGGCCCGCCATGGTGTCGGGTATGGCCTCCATCCTGGAGGGGGGCGACTACCGCGCCGAGCACAGCCTGGCCGCCCCGCTGCACCCCGCCATGAGCATGTCCTGCGAGTCCCCCTCCGGCATGAGCCTGAGCAGCACCTACACCACGCTGACCCCCCTGCAGCACCTGCCGCCCATCTCCACCGTCTCGGAGAAGTTCCACCACccgcaccaccaccaccaccaccaccacccgcaCCAGCGCCTGGCCGGTAACGTGAGCGGCAGCTTCACCCTCATGCGCGACGAGCGGAGCCTGGCCTCCATGGGCAACCTCTACAGCCACTACCCCAAGGACATGCCGGCCATGGGGCAGCCCCTGTCGCCGCTGCCCAACGGGCTGGGCAGCCTGCACAACGCCCAGCAGCCGCTGGCCCCCTACGGCCCCGGGGGCCACTTGCCCAACGAGAAGATGCTCTCGCCCAACGGCTTCGACTCCCACGCCGCGATGCTGTCCCGGGGCGAGGAGCACCTGGCGCGGGGCTTGGCTGCCCCCAGCTCGGCCATGATGCCGCCGCTCAACGGGATGCACCCGCACGGTCACCCGCACGCCCAGCCCGGTGGCTCTCTCCTGGGCGAGAGGGAGCGGCAGGCCTCGGCCACCGGTTCCCAGCCCGGCGGCTCCGGGCAGGTGGAGGAGATCAACACCAAGGAAGTGGCTCAGAGGATCACGGCCGAGCTGAAACGCTACAGCATCCCGCAGGCGATCTTCGCCCAGAGGATCTTGTGCCGCTCCCAGGGGACCCTCTCGGACCTGCTGCGGAACCCCAAGCCCTGGAGTAAGCTCAAGTCCGGCCGGGAGACTTTCCGGAGGATGTGGAAATGGTTGCAGGAGCCGGAATTTCAGAGGATGTCGGCGCTCAGGCTGGCAG CTTGCAAACGCaaagagcaagagcagcagaaagacagGAGCCTGCAGCCCAAGAAGCAGCGGCTGGTCTTCACGGACCTCCAGCGCCGCACCCTGATCGCCATCTTCAAGGAGAACAAGCGCCCATCCAAGGAGATGCAGATGACCATCTCACAGCAGCTGGGCTTGGAGCTCAACACCGTCAGCAACTTCTTCATGAATGCCCGCCGGCGGTGTATGAACCGCTGGCAGGAGGAGCCAGGCACCAACCCCGGAGTCCCCTCTTCTTCTACAAGCACTTTCTCCAAAGCATGA